Part of the Pedobacter roseus genome is shown below.
TTCTTAAACGGGATTGAAGCATCATCCTCCCGATCCCGATTCTTCATCGGATTGGGAGATACAGCGAAAAGCCCGGCTAACATTTAAAAAGCAGATGATCCTGCTTTCCAAAAGCTTTAAATAAATCTTCGAATAGATTTGTGTTAGATAGGAACATCAAACACCACGAGGAAATTAGTCTGCAGAATAAATATCTTCGAAATAGCTCACCACAAGCGATTTCATCAGCATCTCCTGCTCAAGCATGGTATAAGGCGGAATCGCTTTAATTAATTTCCAATGCGGCCAGCCATCCTGGTCCAAACCTTCCAGTTCATAAAAACCCATTTCGCTCAATAAACGGCAGGTAGCAATGTGCATCAGTTCTTCCTTTTGGCGTTTACTGTATTTTTTTGGTCCTTTGCCCAGTTCCTGAACACCGATGAGAAAAAGCATCACCTTTAAATCAGGAAAATCCGAATCAAATTCAGTTGAAATCCTTTCCTGTAAAACTTTCCATTTGGCATTAATCTCCGACGGCTTCATATCTGCAAAGATAGTGTAAAAACGTGTAAGCCTTAAGTAAAACGTTTAGGCTTTTTAACACTTAAGCTTGAATGGTAATGGTATTTTTGGTTACATTTATAACCTATGGATACGAATATCAATAAAACAATTAATGCAGGTTTATTAGCTTACGGCATGTCTGGAAAGGTTTTTCATGCTCCTTTTCTAAATGCACATGATGGTTTCAATTTAAAGGCCGTGGTAGAACGGAGCCATAAAAATGCAGTTAACGATTACCCCAATATTATTAGTTACAACAGCGTTGAAGAGCTGCTGAATGATGAAGAAATTGAGTTAGTGGTAATTAATACCCCAAATAACCTTCATTACGAACATTCGAAAGCTGCATTAAATGCGCATAAACATATTTTGGTTGAAAAACCTTTTACCGCAACCACTGCGCAGGCCAAAGAACTTTTCGAACTGGCCGATAGCGTTGGCAAACAGATTTTCTTTTACCAGAACCGCCGTTGGGACAGTGATTTTACTTCGGTAAAAAAAGTGATCGATAGCGGCAAGCTGGGTAAACTGGTTGAAGTTCATTTACGTTACGATCGTTACCGAAATGTTATCGGGCCGAAGGCATTTAAAGAAACCCCGTTAGAGGCCAGCGGATTGCTTTACGATTTAGGTCCGCATCTTTTAGATCAGGTGATCGGTTTATTTGGCAAGCCGTTGAGTTCCCACAAAATTTTAGGTAAAAACAGGGTTGGTACTTTGGTCGACGATTATTTTTCGATCCAGTTGAGCTATCCTGATAGCGTAAATGTTTTTGTAACCTCGAGCATGTTGGTGGTAAACCCACAGCCGGGCTTTGTTTTGCATGGCGTAAACGGGAGCTTTATTAAACAAAGAACCGATATTCAGGAAGAACAGTTACTGGCAGGTATGAAATTAACCGATCCGGCTTATGGTATTGAGTCACCGAGTAAAGATGGTTTATTAACCACCATTGATGCCGATGGGAATAAAACGGAAGAAGTCATTAAATCGGAGGTAGGAAGTTATCTGCCTCTTTTCGAAGCCGTTTACCAATCAATCACCAATAATAAACCTTATCCGGTTACCAGAGAAGATGTTCTGGTTCAATTAGAAATTATCGAAAGCTAACCTCTATCTGTGTAATCCTTTAAATCGGTGTAATTACTTTAATCTGTGTAATCTTTATTATGAACTCGTTGCCATTTGCTTATTTAATCCCCATTTTTCTGATTGCCCTTTACCTCATCCTTAAAAAAAAGAAGGTTGCTATTGAGCCTTTAACAGATGTAGACAAGAAAATACTGGACGATTATGTGGGTTATTACCATAATCTCGATTCGACAGATAAGCTTAAATTTGAGCAAAAGGTGGCGGCATTTTTCAGTGCGGTTAAAATTGAAGCGGTTGGTTTGGAAATGACCACTTTAGATGAACTGCTGATTGCCTCAAGTGCGGTTATCCCTATTTTTGGTTTTGATGATTGGCAATACAAAAACTTAACCAGCGTTTTATTATATCCTGATACTTTTAACAAAGATTTTCAGTTTGATGGTGGAGAAAGGAATATTATGGGTATGGTGGGTACTGGTTATATGAACGGACAAATGATTTTATCACGTTCGGCACTTCGTCATGGTTTTTCTAAAAGTGCAGGTAAAGAAAATACAGCCATACATGAATTTGTTCACCTCTTAGATAAATCGGATGGGGCAACTGATGGCGTTCCGGAGAATTTATTGGCACACGAATATACTTTGCCATGGGTAAAAATGATGCACGAGGAAATTGCCAGGATTGAAGATAACAAATCGGATATTAATCCTTATGCCATCACCAACGAGGCCGAATTTTTTGCAGTAGTTTCTGAATATTTCTTCGAAAAACCCGAGTTGTTAAAGGATAAACATCCTGAATTGTATTTTCAGTTAAGTCGCATTTTTGCGCAACAGCCTGCTCGTTAAAAATGAATTACCGAATGAGAATATTGGCAACTGTTATCTGTAGTTTGATTTCGATCAGCAGTTTTGCGCAGAAAATTTATGTATTAAGGCAAAATTACCCGACAGGTTACAGGTATGATTTCTCTATTAACTCTGATCAGATCATTAACCAGAAAATTGGCGGTCAGGAGGTACATTTAACCCAGAATATCGGCACGGATTATACGTTCGATATCACCGAAGGCCACAATGGAGAAAAAGATGTGAAAGTAACCTACAACAGGATTTTTATGAAATCTGTTGCGATGGGTACTACAATGACCTATAACTCTGATGAGCAGGACAGCACCAAAAAAAATCCATTCAGTGGTTTAAAGGGCGCTTCTTTTTTTATGACGGTAACGCCAAACGGAGGGATTAAAACCGTTGCGGGCATAGATAAAATGCTCGACAATATGGCGTCAAAAATGAGCAATGATACCAGTGAGGTGAGGCAGATTAAAAATGCTTTAAGTAAACAGTTTAGTGCAGAAGTGGTGAAACAGACCATGGAATCGTCGTTTAAAATATATCCGGAAAGAGCAGTTAAAATTGGCGATAGCTGGACGGTTGATACAAAACTGCAGATGAGTATGCCGATAGAAACCATTACCGCATACACTTTGAAAGAAGTGAAAGATGGAATTGCCATCCTCAGCGTAAAAGGCGCATTGGTATCAAAAGGAAATTTTGAAGTGATGGGCAATAAAATGGAAACCGATTTAAAGGGCACTAACTCAGGAGAAACATCAATTGATATTAAAACCGGGATTGTGCTGAACAGTCACCTGCGGATAGAGCTGTATGGGAAAATGAAATCGATGGGGCAAGATATTGATTTCGAAATGCAGGGCATTAATAAAATTGTAGGGAAAGAGGTAAATTAATTTGTTCAGACCTCGCAGGTTTCACAAACCTGCGAGGTCTTCAAAAAAACTATAAACTACCCGTTAACGCCACTAAAAACTCCGTTGGAATTTCGATATGTGGAATATGGCCACAGGCATCAAATTCGATAATTTTGGACCCTATAATTTTGGCAGCTGTTTGTTTGCCTAAAAGTTTGTACTGGCCGTGTAAAGCCTGTTGATCAGGTGTAAGCAAACCTTTACCTACAATGGTTTTATCTTCTTTACCGATAAATAAAACGGTAGGTACCTTTAAATTCTGAAATTCGTAAACAATCGGTTGTTCGTAAATCATGGTATAGGTTAGTGCAGCTACTTTAGCCCAACGTGGATAATCAGCACTATTGGTTACGCCACCAGCAATATCAACCAGGTATTCGTATTCAGGTTTCCAATAGGTAAAATAAGAGCCCTGATAGTATTTTCTTACACTTTCTGCGGTAGTTTTTAGCTCGGTTTGGTATTGCTGTGCGGTGGTGACATAAGGAACAAAAGTTTTGTAATCTTCTAAACCGATCGGATTTTCGAGTAGCAATTTTTCTGTGGTTTCAGGGTACATTAAGGCAAAGCGGGTGGCCAGCATACCACCCATGCTATGGCCTAAAACCACTGTTTTTTGAATACCAAGCGTATCTAATAATTTTTTATTCCAGGCCGCCATTTGGTGGAAGCTGTAATGAATAAATGCTTTTGACGATTTGCCAAAACCGATCTGATCGGGTACAATAACCCGATAGCCAATGTTTGTCAGGGCTTTAATTACGTTGCCCCAGTAATAACCTCCAAAATTTTTCCCATGAAAAAGGATTGCCGTTTTTCCATTGGCATTTGCAGTTGGTGCAACATCCATATAGGCCATTTTAATATCTTGTCCTTCGGTATTAATGGGGAAGTATTTAACCGGATAAGGATATTTAACGTTATCCAGAGTGATAGAAAGGGTATCTGTTTTTTGTGCCTGTACGTGGCTAAAAATAAACAGGCTAAGTGCTAATAACAGGAAGTATCTCTTCATTGATGGCTAATAATGTAAAAAAACTAATTGGCTCAAGTTAAACTTTTGCCAATTAGTTAGCTTAAAAATCATGCCCTTTTTACATAAGCTGCATAAAAGATGTATCGTTTATGAGTAAAGCGTAAGAAATTGGTTATATCATCAATGCATCATGTCTTCGAGGGATAATTTATTGTGTAAAATCAATATGAATGATCTATTAAGTTCTTTTTTTTTGTCCCAAAGGCACAGTCTTGCCTCGGCTGGCCGCCGCCGAAGGGCTCTTTCTTTTTGCTGCCAAAAAGAAACAAAAACCACCGGCTGAAAATTTTTCTTTCGAAGCTAGTGATATGGCCGGGACAGTGTAGCCCGAAAAATTTGTTAGGCCGGATTTAAGTTAAACGGAGATACAGTGCTACGGCCTAGCTACGTGGAAATGCACAGTGGTAATAAATCCCTCATTAATAGCTTATTGTGGGATAATGTTCGCGATAATTTATTGTGTAGATCCGTATGAATGATCGAGGGATTTAGCTAAATAATAGACCGTGAGAAATCGTCATTGCGAGAAGGCTTTTTCAGCCTGCGAAGCAATCTTAATGCGCTCGCTGGTAGCGATAGTTGTAAGATTACTTCCCCGAAAAGTCGGGGCAGGCTGTGCCTCGCAATGACGAAATTCTTTTGACAGATTTGATTTAACCTATCGGCCATTAAAATTATTACTTAAACAGCTGTTTAAGTAAAGGCGTTGGGATCTGTAAAGTTGTAGCGTCTGAGAAATCGCCGACAAAGGATTTTACATTAACATTTTGCAATTGTACTCTAGAAGTATCTATTGTCTTAATACTTAGATTATCAAAGGGGAATGGTTTTTTGTTATTTTCATCCATATTCCCGATTTCAACTTCTGAATTTTTTGCAATAACATACAGATCTTTAAAAGAATTTGTATAACCACTGAACTTAGTTTTATTTAAGTTAAGGTAAAGTTTGCCGATGTTAGTTGGATTAATTACACTTATGATTTTGCCTTTTGCATCGTTGTTGGTAATATCTCCGCTTAAAAATAAATCTTCAACATTATCTAAGTTTAATGTTATAGCATCAGAATGTGCACTAAATTCTAAAATTTTCGAATTTGCCACTGAAACCTCGCTAATCTTTGGGCAATAAATAACGATAACAATTTTTTCAATGCCATTATCCTCACTAAAATTTTTAATCGATAGTTGAAGTACGCCGTTTGCATCTACTTCATACTTTAAATCGTTTTTAAACTTTTCCTGAATCTTAAGCCCATACTTGTTATCTTCTTTTACAAAGAGTTGTACACTAAAACCCTTTGCATCTTTAATCTGGAGTGAATTAAAAGGCGATTGCAATGAAAAGCTAACCCTTTCTTTCGATTTTTGTTCAAAAGTTTCATTATTGATTTGTTGTGTTCCAAGATAAGAGTCTTCAATTCCTCTTTCTTTGTAATTCATCTTAATATTTACAGCTACCACAATTATTGGAATAATTATCAATAGTGCTGCAAGCGTGATTAATAATTTATTGCTTGTTTTCATATTTTTAAGCGTTAAAATTTTCTTTTACAAATGTTTCGTATTTGCTTTTCAGTTCATCAAAGCCAATATTTAATAAATAAATGTTCCTGAATACTACCGGAAGCTCATCATCCATAAATAGCGCTTTTCTATAGCTTTTCACATGCTCAATGGCATCATCGCTTACGAAAAAGCCGATTCCCCTTTTATTATTGATAATGCTTTTGTTTTGTAGTAATTCGTAGGTACGCATTACTGTATTTGGGTTAACTTCAAGTTCAACCGCTAATTCCCTCACTGAGGGTAGTTTTTCTTCGGCTTTCCATTTTTCGAGCAAAATATGTTCACAAACGTATTCTGCAATTTGAAGGTATATCGCCTTATTATCTCTAAATTCCATATCTATACCTTTTAATTATACTTCTTTTTCTTTTAGACGGATGTAAGTAATCGTCCACATAATTAGGGTGATGATGCTTGTTACCAATAAAATTAGTAGCAAAATCCAGTCTTTATCTTCTTTTCTAAAATGATGATGACTGGCAACTTTACCCTCCATTAACCATATAGAAAGTTTAACTACCAGATAAGATGCAAGGCCGATAAAAACCATTACAGATAGTGCTGTTTTGATGTAATGAAAGCGGTTGAAATACACGGATCCTAAAAGGAATATGCTGGTAATAAGAAAGGGAAAGGCAAAAAAGTAGCTGCAATATTTCCTGTAACCTTCGTCGTTAAATACCTGATGAGTAATGGTTTCAACTGGTTTAACGATTGCATTATTGGGTAGCAGTCCTTTAAAAGCATCAAGGTGACCATTCAGGTATTTTACAAAAGCAAGATCTGTTAAATAAAAGATCAACAGGTAACTAAACAAACTTATTACTGAGGTGTAAACTACCCCCGCCAAAAATTTTTCGAATACGGATGCGGGTGTCATCAGTTCTAAAATTGCTCTTGATTTCTGTCCAAGGATATTAAAATAGCTACTGGCTACGATGCTGATAAAAACAAATCCCAAAATCAGAAAAAGAGGGTAGCGGAAACGCATATCAAGGTTGCCGTCATAGTCAAAATTATTGTCTTTAAGGGGCGAGGGTATACTGTAGGTGTAAAATCCCACTACAATTCCCAATAAAACCACAAGGCTGATCAGGTAAATTTTTCCAAAATCAAGCCATTGTCTTTTAAGCAATAAGCCAAATCGATTAATATTAAATGTGTTGTTCATTGCTTAACTGAATAGAGGTTTAAATTTGATTTTTTCTGCATGTATGGCATTAAAAAGGAGTTCCATATCTAGTTTGCTTTCTTCCTGGTGGTAGTTTGGCATAACGGCGTTATAACCAGAGAGCGAAGGCTCAGCATAAATAATGCTGTCATCAATTTCCTTTACTTTTTTAAAGGTTAATTTTGCTGTAATCTCTTCTACTGTAGCTTTAAGTGCGATATCATTTTCATCAAGCATAATTACCGTATCGATCAGGTTATCCAAATCCCTAACCTGGTGGGTAGAAATGATGATGCAACGCTCATCTGTCATGGCAGATGCCATAATTTTTCTGAACTGTGCCTTTGATGGAATATCTAAACCATTGGTAGGTTCATCCATAATCACCAGTTTCGCCTGGGTAGCGAGGCCAAATGCAATAATTACTTTTTTCTTCTGACCGTAACTCATATTAATGAGTTTCTGTTCAACCGGAATATCAAATTCTTTAATCAGATCAGTGAAATAATTGTGGTCGAAGTTTTTATAGAAAGGGGCGTTTGCTTTTATATACCCATCAATTTTTACTGATGGCAAATAAAATTCTTCCGGAATAAAACAAATCTGCTCCAAAAGCGCAGGCTGTCTTTTAGCAGGGTCATAACCCATTACCTCAAGCGTACCGCTTTGTGCATATACCAAACCAGCAAGGTTTTTTAATAATGTCGATTTACCGGCACCGTTTTTTCCGAGCAAACCGTAAATATGGCCATTGCTTAACCGCATGCTCATATTTTTAAATAATGGCTTATGCTTACTGTAGCCAAAATTAAGATTGTTAATGTTGATCATATCTACTGTGTTAGTTAAATA
Proteins encoded:
- a CDS encoding Gfo/Idh/MocA family oxidoreductase — encoded protein: MDTNINKTINAGLLAYGMSGKVFHAPFLNAHDGFNLKAVVERSHKNAVNDYPNIISYNSVEELLNDEEIELVVINTPNNLHYEHSKAALNAHKHILVEKPFTATTAQAKELFELADSVGKQIFFYQNRRWDSDFTSVKKVIDSGKLGKLVEVHLRYDRYRNVIGPKAFKETPLEASGLLYDLGPHLLDQVIGLFGKPLSSHKILGKNRVGTLVDDYFSIQLSYPDSVNVFVTSSMLVVNPQPGFVLHGVNGSFIKQRTDIQEEQLLAGMKLTDPAYGIESPSKDGLLTTIDADGNKTEEVIKSEVGSYLPLFEAVYQSITNNKPYPVTREDVLVQLEIIES
- a CDS encoding M90 family metallopeptidase, yielding MNSLPFAYLIPIFLIALYLILKKKKVAIEPLTDVDKKILDDYVGYYHNLDSTDKLKFEQKVAAFFSAVKIEAVGLEMTTLDELLIASSAVIPIFGFDDWQYKNLTSVLLYPDTFNKDFQFDGGERNIMGMVGTGYMNGQMILSRSALRHGFSKSAGKENTAIHEFVHLLDKSDGATDGVPENLLAHEYTLPWVKMMHEEIARIEDNKSDINPYAITNEAEFFAVVSEYFFEKPELLKDKHPELYFQLSRIFAQQPAR
- a CDS encoding DUF6263 family protein — its product is MRILATVICSLISISSFAQKIYVLRQNYPTGYRYDFSINSDQIINQKIGGQEVHLTQNIGTDYTFDITEGHNGEKDVKVTYNRIFMKSVAMGTTMTYNSDEQDSTKKNPFSGLKGASFFMTVTPNGGIKTVAGIDKMLDNMASKMSNDTSEVRQIKNALSKQFSAEVVKQTMESSFKIYPERAVKIGDSWTVDTKLQMSMPIETITAYTLKEVKDGIAILSVKGALVSKGNFEVMGNKMETDLKGTNSGETSIDIKTGIVLNSHLRIELYGKMKSMGQDIDFEMQGINKIVGKEVN
- a CDS encoding alpha/beta fold hydrolase produces the protein MKRYFLLLALSLFIFSHVQAQKTDTLSITLDNVKYPYPVKYFPINTEGQDIKMAYMDVAPTANANGKTAILFHGKNFGGYYWGNVIKALTNIGYRVIVPDQIGFGKSSKAFIHYSFHQMAAWNKKLLDTLGIQKTVVLGHSMGGMLATRFALMYPETTEKLLLENPIGLEDYKTFVPYVTTAQQYQTELKTTAESVRKYYQGSYFTYWKPEYEYLVDIAGGVTNSADYPRWAKVAALTYTMIYEQPIVYEFQNLKVPTVLFIGKEDKTIVGKGLLTPDQQALHGQYKLLGKQTAAKIIGSKIIEFDACGHIPHIEIPTEFLVALTGSL
- a CDS encoding GntR family transcriptional regulator — its product is MEFRDNKAIYLQIAEYVCEHILLEKWKAEEKLPSVRELAVELEVNPNTVMRTYELLQNKSIINNKRGIGFFVSDDAIEHVKSYRKALFMDDELPVVFRNIYLLNIGFDELKSKYETFVKENFNA
- a CDS encoding ABC transporter ATP-binding protein gives rise to the protein MININNLNFGYSKHKPLFKNMSMRLSNGHIYGLLGKNGAGKSTLLKNLAGLVYAQSGTLEVMGYDPAKRQPALLEQICFIPEEFYLPSVKIDGYIKANAPFYKNFDHNYFTDLIKEFDIPVEQKLINMSYGQKKKVIIAFGLATQAKLVIMDEPTNGLDIPSKAQFRKIMASAMTDERCIIISTHQVRDLDNLIDTVIMLDENDIALKATVEEITAKLTFKKVKEIDDSIIYAEPSLSGYNAVMPNYHQEESKLDMELLFNAIHAEKIKFKPLFS